GAACCAATGACTCCTCCAAAGAGGCCCGTGATAATTCGAGCAGCGACCAAAGTCCAATAATCGTTGGCAAAACTACAGCAGAAAGTTCCGATAATAAAGCCAGAATAGAAAAAAAGCAGCAGCTTCTTTCGATCAAAACGATCGGCAAAACCCGCGGTAAGCAGCCCCGAAGCACCCGCGCTAAAAGCATAGGCCGAAACCGCAATGCCAAATTGAGCTGGTTTGAGATCGATGGCTTTCATCAGGATATCCCCCATCGGTGACATCACCATAAAATCAAGCACGACCGTAAATTGTGTCATGGCCAATAAAAAGACCACCAGTTTTTGGTATGCCGTAAAAGGCGCATTATCAAGTTTATTTATTTCCATACTGTCCGGTTTGCCTCGGTTTAAACTGGCCTAAAAATACAGAAGTGCGCGAACATTATATGTAATAAGTTTGCAAAATTATCGCCCGAGACCTTACCTTACCTTACCTTACCTTACCTTACCTTACCTTACCTTACCTTACCTTACCTTACCTTACCTTACCTTACCTTACCTTACCTTACCTTACCTTACCTTACCTTACCTTACCTTACCTTACCTTACCTTACCTTACCTTACCTTACCTTACCTTACCTTACGTAAAACGAAACGATCGCACTATTTAATCTTATCCTAGGTCGCCAACAAAAAAGCCAGCACCTGTTTGACAGGTGCTGGCTCAATATGCGATTTAAAGCAAATTATTCAGCGATAACAGCAAATTCAGCTCCGGAAGCATAATCATCACCACGTTGGGAGTTAAGTCCTGTAAAGCGGATATAACGTCCTTTCACAGGCTTTTCGAATCGAACAGTTTTTAATTTTTTATTCCGTTCAAAAGATCCGGACATCACATCTTCCCAGTTCTTCCCATCTTTACTCACCTGGATCTTATAATCCTTGATATCACCATTCGGTCCATCCTGTCTTGGTAGAAAAGTGAAGCCCTTAATTGTTTTGCTACTTCCAGCATCAAAATCAACCCAATGTGGATACTGTGCTACGGTAACCGAATACATCGTGTGCCAAATCGAGGAAGGATCTCCATCCAATAGGTTCTTGGCATCCCCTTCACCAGTCTCCTGACTTGAAGCAAAAACAACCTCCATTGGAATGGTTTCGATTTTAGTGTATTGTTGTGTTACCTTCAATTTTTCATTTTGCTGATACCAAGCCGTTACTGTACCACCGGCGCGTAAGTCAAAAGGCGCTTTATAGACACTTGCCTTTGCATTGTTCAAACTGTATAATACGGTCTCATTTTTATTTCCCGATTGAATAGAAACTTCTCCATTTGAACTTCTTGCCAACGAAATGGGCGCGTCACCGGCAGTCGCTACCTGAGCCTTTGCTATCATATCATTGTTCTGAATCGGACGGATAATGAAACCGATAGCCGTTGGTACTGCTTTCACACGGTCCTTTTCTAACGGTGGCCCTTGTCCACAGCTATTACCACCAAGTCCTGTTACAGCTGCATCAAGATGCACGTGTACGCCCGAACTTTTTGGTAATTGATAAGAGTGCGGTGCAAAGGTCAACTCAAGCTCACTATAGTCCAAAGCGGATGTTGATAAATGCTCTTTCGCAATAAAAACAACTCCCTGTCCAGCATTATTTGTCAATGCTGTCCAACGCACATCCTCATTGTTACTCATATTTTGCGGATTAGGCCATGGCACAAACTGATCTTTTACAGTGCTTTTGTGCAATTCAATAAATTGTGCTGTCTTCCGATCAGCATAATTATTGATCGGTCCACGTCCATAATAACTATAATTGCCATACTCGGTCGGTAATTGCAAAGCATATCCCAATCGAGCTAATACAACACTTGCATTATTGGATGTAATACTCGACGACAATTCAATAGAGCCATCCTTATAAATTGTCCAGATCTGATTGCTTGTAAATTTAAAATCATCTTTGCCAAAAGGCTTATCCGTATGCTCTTTAAGCGTGTAGGTTCCCGAAGTTCCCCCCAACAAAGACGCGCCATATGGAGCTTGCGATTCAACCGTAAACGCCAATACAACTGTTCCATCTTTCTTGGTATAACTGTTTGAAGACAAAACCTTATGTTTAAGGTTATGTAATCCTTTTTCAAACCATTGTTGGTAAGCCCAGTTGTCATTGTCAACCGGAGCACGTAGTGCATCCAATTTTGGGCCTTCGCCATCGCGGATAACTTGTTTACCGGCATATGTTAGATTATATATCGAGCCTGTTTTATTGTCAAACTTCGCGATAAACTGATCTCCTTTCACCACCTGCAAATCACCTTCTTTGGAAAGCGACGGAGCCCCTCCTTGTGCAACAGCGGAAATCAACGGTTTATTTTCAGCCGCTTTGACAAACAGTTGTTCCTCCATTTGAACAAAACCTTTGGCCGCCCAAGGTCGATCTGTATTGAGAATAAACTGTACTTTTACAAAATACTCCGATCCCGCATCTAACTGCGCATAATTTAACGGCAATATAAGCTGCTTGCGTTGGCGCGCTGTCGGCAAATCAGCGGCACTGATTGTACCTGCACTATTTTTTACTTCTACCCCATCCTTATATAGCGACCATTGAACCTGATAATCGGATAGATCTTTAAAATAATTTTTATTGAAAAGCTCAATTTTCCCCTGTTGAATATCAACAGCCTTTACGCCCGCATTTTGGTACACTTTCTTGACCTCAAAATTCTGTGGTTTAGGTTTCATATCGGCAAAGATCAACCCATTATTGACAAAGGTTCCATCATTGGGTTTGTCTCCAAAGTCGCCGCCATAAGCGAGAAAGCGTTCGCCGGTCTTCTTATCGTAATAATACATGGCCTGATCAATCCAATCCCAAATGGCACCGCCCATAAAGAAGTTGGTCGATTCGATGGCTTCCCAATAATCAATTAGGTTACCAACGGCATTACCCATGGAATGTGAATACTCCGAGATATGAAATGGATATTTCAATTTGTAAGTGCCTTTTACAGCTCCTCTTACCCAGTCTATTGAGGGGTATTGATTGGAGCCCATATCAACGATTGTATTGTTACGCTCGTATTGAACAGGTCTTGACGTATCGATTTTCTTGATAGCCTGATAGGCGGCCACGAAATTATCACCCGGACCGGCTTCATTTCCTAAAGACCAGATAACCACTGCCGGATGGTTGATGGTCGAATGCACCATCTCGATATTACGGGCTACATGGGCATTTTTCCATTCAGGAACATGAGAAAGAGACTCTTTGCCATAATAATATTCATGGCTTTCGATATTGGCCTCATCCTCGAGATAAATTCCATATTTATCGCATAAATAATACCAATAAGCAGGTTCTGGATAATGCGAATTCCGGACATGGTTGATATTCGCCCGTTTCATTAATTTCACCTCAGCTTCCATCTGTTCTCTGGTCACTACTTTGCCATGTTCAGGATTGGTTTCATGACGGTTGACGCCTTTCAGTTTCACCGTCTTACCATTGACATAATAATAACGTCCGGCCAAGCCAAATTCATCATCCGCAGCCTTGGTATCTTTAATCTCAACCTTTCTAAATCCAACATAGGTAGAGATAGTCTCAACTGTTTTGTTCTTTTTATCCTTCAATTCAGCCACCAAAGTATACCGATAAGGTAATTCGGCAGACCATTTATCCGGATTTTTGACGTTCAACGTTGCGGCGACGCTATTAGAAACTTGACCATCCAGGGCTGGCACAGCTGATGAAGCTTCTGTCTGATCAACAAGGGTATTCTCGTCACTGTATAGCTTATTTTTATAAAGTGAATAAACTACTTTATACCCTTCAGCTTTCTTACTACCCAGATTGCGTACAGTACTCGTAATTTTCAACGAACCATTTTCGTAATTGCTGTCCAAGTCTGGAATGGCCGCTAAATCGCGAATCTGAACTTTTGGCGTTGAAGTAAGCGAAACATCCCGAAATATCCCGGGCAATCTAAACATATCCTGATCTTCCAAAAAGGAAGCGTCCGAACTCCGGTAAACTTCAACAGCCAACACATTTTCAGCACCTTTTTTTAAGTAAGGCGAGATATTGAAAGATGCGACGTTTCTGGAATTTTTTGAAAATCCGACATATTTGCCATTTATCCACAGGTAGAAAAAGGAGTCTACACCATCAAAATTGATAAATACCTCACGACCGTCCCAATGAGTAGGTACTGTAAAGTTACGTCGGTACGATCCCACTTCATTACGGTAGACATAAGTTGTCCAATCTTGGGCCGGCGTCCGCATAACTCCACCGCGCCAATCATCGACCTTTACTTGATGATGAAAGATCACACGTTGATTGGTATAAATAGGTACACCATATTTTAAGCTTCCATCCTTCTGTATACCATAAATATTCCAGCTCATAGGGACTGGAACAGATTCCCAGGCACCCACATTATAATTCGGATCATAAAAGTCCTTTGGTCGCTCTTCCGGGGTCTTTACCCAGTTAAACTTCCAGGATCCATTGAGCGAAAGCCAATAGTTACTATGCTCGGGAAGTACTTTTCGCGCACTTTCTACGTTCTGAAAGGAGAAGAACGACGCATGCGGCAACTCCTTATTAAGTGATAATAATTGAGGCGATTCCCATTCATTCCCTTTTGGAGCCGTTGTGGCTCCATACTGGAAACCGTCGATAGATGACGTAATCGTTTGCCCTATCGTGACGGTAGTGTCCAGCGACAGCAATGAGGCTAGAATCGTTGAAAAAATAACAGAGTTTCTTAACATAATGTAATTAAGCAATTTAGTCCAGGAAACCAAATGTAACTTCATTTTGTAGTAATAACAAGCAGATTATTAAAGCACTCGATTGCGAAACTTTTTCGATACAAAAAAGATCATATCGAACTTTAAAATTGTTCTATAGGTTCTCCATTTGAGGATCGTACATAAAACAATGTAAAAATGTAAAAACGTAAAAAATTGACCCGGCGAAAAATAACGATGTCCTCCCAAAAGAAGCTGATTCCAATAAAAAACAAATGCTTTCGGTTTCAAGGAATAAGCCTTATTTTTGGGGATAGATTTCACTTTAAACAAATAAAAGTTTACGTTTGAAAATATTTCGAAGAATTTTATTTTTCAAAGGGTTACAATTTAAGCATTAAGGTATTAATAGGTGAGTAAATTCAGTAAATCAATCCTGCTAGAAAATGATGAGCAAATCATTGAAGGCATCAAAGACGGCAACAGCTTGGCGATAGATGCTATCTACAAGCGGTACTATCCGTCTATAAGCCATATGATCTTGCAAAACAATGGAAGTGAGGATGAAGCGAAAGATATTTTTCAAGAAGCTGTCATTGTGCTCTACGATAAAGTTTCCAAAGGGAACTTTGAGCTCAGCAGCAAACTTAAAACATATCTTTACTCGATTTGCAGAAGGCTTTGGCTTAAGCAACTCAATCGTGCTGGTTTTGGCAACAGTGACATTAGCGGTTATGAAGATTCCTTATTTGAGGAAGAAGATCTACAACAGCATCAAGAACTTGAAAAGAAGTTCGACCAAATGGAACTTGCCTTAGAGAAAATGGGAGAACCTTGTAAGACAATCTTACATGATTTCTACATCTTAAACCATTCGATGCAGGACATCTGTGATAAATTTGGTTATACCAATACAGATAATGCCAAGACTCAGAAGTATAAATGCCTACAACGGCTGAAAAAAATATTTTTTTCAACAGATTAAAATTAGTGTAACACCATGGGAACAATGAATCAAAAAGAATTTTTCGAATTAGCAGACCAGTATCTTCGCGACGAATTATCGGCCGAAGAAAAAGCTGCATTTGAATCTTTTTGTGCTGATCAGCCCTCCTATGCTGCCCAATTACAACAACACTGCGCATTTGTTGCCAATATGAAAGAAACCAGTCAACGGCTGGATTTCAAAAATGCTTTAGCACAATCAGCAAAAGAATACCATAAAACCCAAAACAAACCCGCAAAGGTAGTTCCTATAAAACAATCAGCGGTAATTTCACTTTGGGAACGCATCAAAGCAAGTTCTTTAGTGGCTGCAATGGTAGCGGTATTTGCAGTATTTGGCACATTATGGCTGAGCGGTTATTACAGCAACCTCGAGAAAGCATCTTCCGATTACAGTGCATTACGTAGAGACATGAACAATGTCAAAAAGAACGTCAACGCACACAACGCTGCTATCAGGGATATCAATGACAAAAAATTTGTAAAAGGTACCGAAAGCCAGTTTGGTGCAACAGGATTTATGTTGACGACAGATGGCTATGTCGTCACCAATTACCATGTCATTAGCGGGGCTGATTCGATCTATTTACAAAATAGTAAAGGCGAATCGTATAAAGCACAAATCGTACACACCGATCCAAGCAAAGACTTGGCTATCTTATACATCGCAGATAAGACCTTTAAGAAAGCTAAAAGCTTACCTTACACGTTCAAAACGTCGACTTCAGATCTTGGTGAAGATATTTATACGATCGGGTTTCCTCGGGACGAAGCAGTATATGGTCAGGGATACCTAAGTTCATCAACAGGTTATGCCGGTGATACCATCGCTTATCAGATCTCCGTACCTGTCAATCCAGGTAACAGTGGCGGTCCGGTATTGGATAGCAGAGGTAATGTGATTGGTATTATTTCCGGAAAACAACGTGGCATAGATGGTGCCGCCTTTGCAATCAAAACGAAATCAATCTTGAACGCCTTAGCGGACATACCAAGTGATTCACTGGTTACCGGTCTTAAGATCAACAAAAAGAATAGCTTGGCAGGTTTACCAAGAACAGAACAAATCAAGAAAATGCAAGACTATATCTACATGGTTAAAGTCTATTAGGAGGCATTTAGAACTTATAAAAAAGGCAACGTTTTTCAACGTTGCCTTTTTTTGTTCTTTAATTCCAAGGGCTTACTCCCTATAGATTAGGCTGTGGCGTCGTTCTCAAATACGGTTTGATCTCTTTGAAGCCTTTTGGAAATTTAGCAGGAATATCTTCTGTCTTGATCGCTGGCACAACAATAACATCTTCACCATGCTTCCAGTCAGCGGGCGTAGCGACTTGATAATCGGCAGTTAACTGTAAAGAATCAATGACCCGTAAAATTTCATCAAAATTACGACCTGTTGATGCTGGATAGGTCAGCGTCAATTTGATCTTTTTGTCAGGACCGATAATAAATACGGAACGTACGGTCGCTGTTGCGGAAGCATTTGGGTGGATCATATCGTACAATTCGGATACATGATGATCTTCATCAGCAATAACCGGAAAATTCACTTCGGTATTTTGCGTTTCATTGATATCCTTAATCCAATTCAAGTGATCGTTTACATTATCGACGCTTAGCGCAATGGCCTTCACACCCCTCTTGTCAAATTCAGATTTCAATTTTGCCGTACGGCCCAACTCTGTAGTACATACCGGCGTATAATCTGACGGGTGCGAAAAGAAAACGACCCAGCTATCTTTGATATAATCGTGAAAGTCTATTTCACCAATGGTTGTTTGCGCTTTGAAATTTGGCGCTTCATCCCCTAATCTTAAACTCATAATCTTATTTTTTAAATGTGTTTAAATTATATAGTCTACAAATATAGTAGATTAAATTTAGCAAACAAGTAATTCTTCAATTTTTTAAATTGAAATGAAAAAACTAAACTTAATCCAATTGAAAGTAGGGATTTTACAATTATAAACAAAATGAAAACCAACATGCCCCTTGCTACTTGTCCGCCCTACCCTGGCCATTACTTTCCAAAATGCTTATAATGATTAGCTCAAGTAGTTTAAAAAGTAATTTGCTATATTACTATGCTTGCATAATATATATTTTGTATATTTGAGTATGTTGGTACACCGAGCTCATAAAATGATTGTGAGTTGGGAGGAAACTTTTTGACAGCAAACCTTATTATATAGACGTTATCGGCTTGGTAACTGATGAACCAAAAAACTGAAATGCCATGAATTTTGAATTAAGCGAAGAGCATAAAATGATCCGCGACGCAGCGCGGGAATTTGCCCAGGAGCTAAAGGCTGGGGCAATCGAGCGCGATGAAGCCGCAAAATTTCCAACAGATTTTGTCAAGCAAATGGGCGAACTAGGGTTTATGGGTATCATGACCCCCGAAGCTTATGGCGGAGCTGGAATGGATACGTTGGCCTATGTTCTTGTGCTCGAAGAAATTGCCAAAATTGATGCCTCAGCGGCCGTTATCGTATCCGCCCACAATTCCCTGGTATTATATGGACTCAATGCTTATGGTACAGAGGAACAAAAACAAAAGTACCTGATTCCTTTAGCGAAAGGTGAAAAACTTGGTGCTTTTGCGTTGTCAGAACCTGAAGCTGGTTCGGACGCCTCCTCACAGCATACCACCGCCGAAGATAAAGGGGATCACTATCTCCTAAATGGTACAAAAAATTGGATCACCAATGGTGGCCATGCCGATATCTATCTTGTCATTGCACAGACACACCCTGAAAAAGGTCACAAAGGAATCAATGTATTGATCGTTGAAAAAGGGCTGCCGGGATTTACTATAGGTCCCAAAGAAAACAAATTGGGTATCCGTAGTTCCGATACCCATTCACTTCTATTTTCTGACGTTCAGGTTCCCAAGGAAAACCGTATCGGAGAAGATGGCTTCGGATTTAAATTTGCGATGAAAACACTCGATGGCGGTCGCATTGGGATTGCGGCACAGGCCTTAGGAATTGCTGCGGGTGCCTATGACCTTGCTTTGGCTTACTCAAAAGAACGAAAGACCTTTGGAAAACCGATTTCGGACCATCAGGCCATACAGTTTAAATTGGCCGACATGGAAGTTGATATCGAGGCGGCTCGACTTTTGACGTATAAAGCTGCCTGGACGAAAGACCAGGGGCTTCCTTACGGTAAAGAAGCTGCCATGGCCAAACTGCATGCGTCTGAAGTTGCCATGAAACACACTGTCGAAGCTGTACAGATCCACGGTGGCTACGGTTACGTAAAAGAATATCATGTCGAAAGGTTAATGCGCGACGCAAAAATCACGCAAATATATGAGGGAACTTCTGAGATCCAACGTCTGGTGATTGCCCGTGAGATCCTTCGCTAAGCTGTCCGTCATGCAATGAACCCAAAAAGTTAAACACTTTTTTAGGGCTTTGCATGACGGATAGCTTTATTAATCTAAAGACTCTTCAATTTGTTATCGATCATAGCAAGATATTGATAATCCTGAAAGGCAAAGCTCGCCGTTTCAGCCATCGCCAGATTCAAAATAAACTTTGCTTTACGAAGTAAATTCTCCTGATTGCCATCTGTAGCATTCAACCCATCAAATAACAACGTTAAAGCCAATGGATGTAGTTGCTGAATTTGAAGATCTGTTTTGAGATATGCCGAAAGTTCATTTTCGGAGAGATTTAAAAAATAGGTCCTACTCTTTTCGAAGAATTTCTCATAAGCATCTTCAAACACTGCTGGATCAGTCGGCTCCGTAAAAGCATCATGCCCTTCTGTCCATATGCGAAGAAATTTACCAATTTCTTCGATCCAATTCATCAATACATCTTTCTTAAAACTTAATCCCATGATCTATGCTTATCTGATCTGTCCATTTCCACGGACAATCCACTTCTCTGTTACCAATTTTTCCAATGCAAATGGTCCACGGGCATGTAACTTTTGGGTCGAGATACCTATTTCTGCACCCAGACCAAACTCACCTCCGTCCGTAAAACGTGTAGATGCATTGGCATATACCGCGGCAGCATCCACTGTATTCAAAAATTGTTCAATATGGAGTTCACTGGAAGAAACAATACATTCCGAATGTTTGGAAGAATATTTTGCGATATGCTCCAAAGCTTCGTCCAAACTGGTGACCGTCTTTATTGAACACTTCAAATCTAAAAATTCTCTTCCAAAATCCGCTTCTTCTGCGCGCTTTAAATTTGAAAAATTTTGACCCTGTAATACCTCATAAGCTGTAGGGTCCGCGAAGACTTCCACCTGAGCATCTTCAAAATAAGTTTTCAATTTCGTTAGGAACTCGGCAGCAACAGCACGATCGACCAAAACAGTATCTAAAGAATTACACACCGATGGCCTGGAAATTTTAGCATTGGCAACAATTTTCGCTGCCATATCCAAATCTGCTATACGGTCCACATAAGTATGGCATACTCCTGCTCCAGTTTCAATAACTGGTACTTTAGCGTGTTCCCTGACATAATCGATCAGCGACTGTGAACCCCGTGGTATGATAATATCCACGAATTGGGTAGCTTCCAATAATTCCGAAACATGCTTCCTATCAACAGGCAACAGTTGCACAATAGTTGTTGCAATACCATACTGCTCTAAGACAGCATGGATCACTTTCAACAACGCCTCGTTGGTGTGTAACGCGTCCGAACCACCGCGCAATAGACAAACGTTACCCGACTGAATACACAATGCAGCAACGTCTATCGTCACATTAGGTCGCGATTCGTAGATGACCCCAACGACTCCGAGTGGAACCGTAATTTTCTCGATCTCCAATCCATTTGGCAATATCTTTTTTAGTAATAACTGATCTGTTGGATCCGCCAACTGAGCGATCTGCTTAACACTGTCAGCCAAACCTTTTAGACGATCGCTATTGAGCAAAAGACGATCCTTTTTGGGGTCGTCATCAGCCATACGATCCAAATCAATCTTATTGGCTTTTAATACATCAGTAGTATGTGCGATAAGACCTTCTGCGATGGCATTTAAAATAGTTATTTTGGTATCAGGAGCCAGTTGTTGCAAAATTTGTTTTGCTTTGGCCGCCGCCTGAAGTTGGTTTAAGATGGATTCACTCATAATAATACAATATCATTTGCATGTGCAATTTCTACATTTTTTTTACTGGTCTGGGACAAAGCGGATGAATCCATCTTCGCGCGGGCAACGGCAACAGTTAAGCCTTCTAGATTGACAATATTTAACACTTCTCCTTTTTCAAAATGCTCGACGATACGGGTTACCCCCACAGCGAGTAAACTTTTGTGCTTCAATAATGCTTCCTCCGCTCCACGATCAACCATCAATTCCCCTTTTATTAAACTTCCACTCGCGAGCCATTTCTTGCGGGAAGAGATCTTCTTACTTTGAGCCAGACACAATGTGCCAGTCTCGTGCTTAACCGCTTTTTGTATCGCCTCCTCGGTTTGCATACTAAAAATCACCACAGCAATCCCCATTTGATTGGCCAATCGGGCAAAGTTCAATTTCGAGGTCATTCCCCCTAATCCTACGGAAGATTTATCCTTCCTTGCCAGCCCTAAAATATCCCGGTCAATTGTTTCAATTTGCGGTATAATCTTGTTGTTTGCATCCAACACACCAGGAACGGAAGTGCTAAACAGTAATTTTTCGGCACCAAAACCAACAGCAATCAAGGTTGCCAGCTCATCATTATCTGAAAACTTCAGTTCTTTATTACTCACCACATCATTTTCATTTGCGATTGGAATAACATTGTTCCGCCACAATTCCTCATACGTATTTTTCAATTGTAGAAATTGATCCCGATTGGAAAAGTGATGTCGCTCACATAAACTCTGCGCCAATGAAATTTTAAACGGTCGGAAATAAGTAGAATACGTATTAATCAATATAGGGTTCCCAATTGCAGCAGCTGCTTTGCGTTCGGATAGCGTTCCTGTGTAGCTGGGCAGAAAACGTTTACCGGCAGCAACAGCACCTGAAGAGACCAAGACGATATTGTATTTCTTTTGTAAGGAAGCAATTTGCCTAGCGATCTCCAAAACAATACGTTCATCAACTTCTCCCTCTTTCGTGGTAATAGAAGCCGATCCAAATTTGACAACGAGAATTGGCTTTTTCATTTTTTAGTATGTTTTAGTTTAGATTTGAGCACTAATTTACTGAGAAGAATTTGATTTACGCAAAATATGTTAACAATTGAACAATATAGTTCAATCGTTAACCTTAGGAAGTACGGCCCAATCTATTAGGTCCAGGAGCATTCGTGTACCCGGCGTTTATCCCGTAGGAAATTTTACTTTGGCAGAATGCTGCGGAAAGCACAAAAAACAGTATTATGCTGTAGATTAAATGTTTCATATGTAGCCAATTTATTTACAATTGCTACAAATATGGACGGTGGAATCTTAATTTATACGCTATTTAGCGTCGTTTAACAAATCTTAAATTGATTAACAATAACTAAAACCGACTTCCTTTACGAAGGGAATCGCTCTTCATAGAGCTTCTCCAAGGAGAACATTTCATCACGATATTTCGCTGCTTCCAAGAAATCCATTTCTTTCGCTGATTTATCCATTTTCTTCCGTACGTTATCGATCGCTTTCTTCAGATCCTTCTCACTGAGATACTGCATCACTGGATCAGCTGCAATGGCCTGCGACGGATCAGGTTCAACATAAATTTTAGGTTCAATACCCGAGAAATCAGCAACAGAAGTCTGCTCT
The DNA window shown above is from Sphingobacterium thalpophilum and carries:
- the proB gene encoding glutamate 5-kinase, whose amino-acid sequence is MKKPILVVKFGSASITTKEGEVDERIVLEIARQIASLQKKYNIVLVSSGAVAAGKRFLPSYTGTLSERKAAAAIGNPILINTYSTYFRPFKISLAQSLCERHHFSNRDQFLQLKNTYEELWRNNVIPIANENDVVSNKELKFSDNDELATLIAVGFGAEKLLFSTSVPGVLDANNKIIPQIETIDRDILGLARKDKSSVGLGGMTSKLNFARLANQMGIAVVIFSMQTEEAIQKAVKHETGTLCLAQSKKISSRKKWLASGSLIKGELMVDRGAEEALLKHKSLLAVGVTRIVEHFEKGEVLNIVNLEGLTVAVARAKMDSSALSQTSKKNVEIAHANDIVLL